The Kroppenstedtia pulmonis genome has a segment encoding these proteins:
- a CDS encoding DUF6843 domain-containing protein, translating into MTHLSTKKAWVLVIVILLELLLVAWSSEDQLRHPDVYLIPKGYVGWVQIHYNVPDAPVLPQNNEGAFLYRIDNQGRLSTSKKDAEFGSALDRYYYVDDQGKKELLDQEKHIHDSVYGSSEWKGRVIHYERFFVGTEEEYQTYESHEPELGE; encoded by the coding sequence ATGACTCATCTTTCGACCAAAAAGGCATGGGTATTGGTAATAGTGATTTTGTTGGAGCTTCTGCTTGTTGCTTGGAGCAGTGAAGATCAGTTGCGTCATCCCGATGTTTATTTGATCCCCAAAGGGTATGTGGGATGGGTGCAGATCCATTATAACGTACCCGATGCTCCTGTATTGCCCCAAAATAATGAGGGCGCTTTTCTCTACCGCATTGATAATCAGGGACGGTTGTCAACATCTAAGAAGGATGCGGAGTTCGGTAGCGCACTTGACCGGTATTATTATGTGGATGACCAGGGAAAAAAGGAGTTGCTGGATCAAGAAAAACACATTCACGACAGTGTTTATGGAAGTTCAGAATGGAAGGGCAGGGTAATCCATTATGAGCGTTTTTTCGTTGGTACAGAGGAAGAATACCAAACTTATGAGTCCCATGAGCCTGAACTTGGGGAGTAG
- a CDS encoding helix-hairpin-helix domain-containing protein, with product MWDEGWSPREKKMVVGMSVLILTVVGLILWKWQGEESVEESAFPPYPSEAQREPVEKEQDKGKQEDQQEMVVDIKGAVKKPGVYPLPPGSRIQDAVKQAGGPVTEADLDRVNLAQLLSDGMALYIPKKGEEDVPAVSAPGSGGGSGNGMQEGEKVNINTAEAGELEELQGIGPAKAAAIIQYREENGPFQSPEDLLNVPGIGEKTLENLKEQVAW from the coding sequence GTGTGGGATGAGGGTTGGAGCCCCAGGGAAAAAAAGATGGTAGTCGGAATGAGCGTTCTCATATTGACGGTTGTGGGTCTCATTTTATGGAAATGGCAAGGGGAAGAATCGGTTGAGGAGTCTGCATTCCCACCCTATCCGTCTGAGGCTCAGAGAGAACCGGTAGAGAAAGAACAGGACAAAGGGAAACAAGAGGATCAACAGGAAATGGTGGTGGATATAAAGGGAGCAGTTAAAAAACCCGGGGTTTATCCGTTACCGCCTGGCTCCCGGATTCAGGATGCAGTGAAACAGGCAGGCGGTCCCGTTACGGAAGCGGATCTGGATCGGGTAAATCTGGCCCAGCTTCTCTCTGACGGAATGGCTCTGTATATTCCGAAAAAGGGAGAGGAAGATGTTCCTGCTGTGTCTGCTCCCGGGAGTGGCGGTGGTTCCGGCAATGGTATGCAGGAGGGTGAAAAGGTAAACATCAATACCGCTGAAGCCGGTGAACTGGAGGAATTGCAAGGAATCGGTCCTGCCAAGGCTGCGGCGATCATCCAATATCGGGAAGAAAACGGTCCCTTTCAATCACCGGAGGATCTGTTAAACGTCCCCGGAATCGGTGAGAAAACGTTGGAAAACTTGAAGGAACAAGTGGCATGGTAG
- the comER gene encoding late competence protein ComER — protein MAFGFIGTGSMGRNLIEAFIRSKKMRPSQILIHNRTRDKAEQLTRHFPGIRIMKNNRSLVAESNLFFLCIKPGEFRSVLDEIQDEVRREQIVVSITSPVMIRDLEEWLPAKIAKVIPSISHAVLSGNSLFIPGNRLTITDREELWDLFSGISQPVQIREEHARIASDLASCSPAFFAKLLEQWANAAVNETDIPKETAFILVNQMVQGLSRLLEEGDFTLQSLQERVAVPGGVTREGLHLLEQRVDPVFQELIRLTHTKYEKDIQKVQQSLNTPLHEKR, from the coding sequence ATGGCCTTCGGCTTTATTGGAACTGGCAGCATGGGGCGAAATCTGATTGAGGCTTTTATTCGTTCCAAAAAAATGAGACCGTCACAAATTCTCATTCACAATCGGACCCGTGACAAAGCAGAACAGTTGACCCGTCATTTTCCCGGTATCCGGATCATGAAAAACAACCGCAGTCTTGTTGCAGAATCAAATCTGTTTTTTTTATGTATTAAGCCAGGTGAATTCCGGAGTGTGCTGGATGAGATTCAGGATGAGGTTCGACGGGAACAAATTGTTGTTTCCATTACCAGTCCGGTTATGATCAGAGACTTGGAAGAATGGTTACCTGCCAAAATAGCGAAAGTCATTCCCAGTATATCCCACGCTGTCCTGTCCGGCAATTCTTTGTTCATTCCCGGAAACCGCTTAACGATCACAGATCGGGAAGAGCTTTGGGATTTATTTTCCGGTATCAGCCAACCTGTTCAGATCCGGGAAGAACATGCCCGAATTGCTTCAGACCTGGCCAGTTGTTCTCCCGCTTTTTTCGCCAAACTCCTGGAACAGTGGGCAAATGCCGCAGTCAATGAAACGGATATACCCAAAGAAACGGCCTTTATACTGGTAAATCAAATGGTACAAGGCCTGTCCCGGTTACTTGAGGAAGGAGATTTCACTCTTCAAAGTTTGCAAGAGCGGGTAGCGGTGCCAGGTGGTGTTACTCGGGAAGGACTTCATCTGTTGGAACAAAGGGTGGATCCGGTTTTTCAGGAGCTTATCCGGCTCACTCATACCAAATATGAGAAGGATATTCAAAAAGTACAGCAGTCATTGAATACACCCCTTCATGAAAAAAGGTAA
- a CDS encoding MurR/RpiR family transcriptional regulator: protein MTLKGDLFQRIRIKSGSMSKAQKKIAAFIEGYPDSAPFLTAAKLAEKAGVGEATVVRFAVYLGYSGYTDMQRSMQDQMKERLTTVERLELSEDVYPEESHVAYEVLNDDLGNLRQTMNMLDAPSFAEAVTRISAARRIRVVAFRSSHALGYFLTFYLDLILENTEFIVNSDTMFERLSSLGPEDLVIGIGFPRYTYRTVQALQYARSQGTQTLALTDSNGSPLASESDVYLVASSRLPSFVDSFTAPLSLINALLTAVGRNSKPKVARRLQDMESLWDKEGIYFPDV from the coding sequence TTGACATTAAAGGGAGACTTGTTTCAACGGATACGGATCAAGAGTGGCAGCATGAGTAAAGCCCAAAAGAAAATTGCTGCCTTTATTGAGGGATATCCCGACAGTGCTCCATTTCTGACCGCGGCTAAGCTGGCGGAAAAAGCAGGTGTAGGTGAGGCGACGGTGGTTCGTTTTGCTGTTTACCTTGGATATTCCGGCTATACCGATATGCAAAGGAGTATGCAGGATCAAATGAAGGAGCGTCTGACCACAGTGGAACGGTTGGAACTGTCTGAAGATGTTTATCCCGAAGAGTCCCATGTCGCCTATGAAGTGCTGAATGATGATTTGGGTAATTTAAGACAGACAATGAATATGTTGGATGCTCCTTCCTTTGCAGAAGCAGTTACCCGGATCAGCGCAGCCCGGAGAATTCGGGTGGTTGCTTTTCGCAGCTCCCATGCCCTGGGTTATTTTCTTACCTTTTATTTGGATCTTATTTTGGAAAACACGGAGTTTATCGTAAACTCTGATACGATGTTTGAACGTCTCTCCTCCCTGGGGCCTGAGGATTTAGTAATTGGAATCGGATTTCCGAGATATACGTACCGAACGGTACAAGCTTTGCAGTATGCCCGCTCTCAGGGAACTCAAACCTTGGCTCTGACAGATTCCAATGGTTCGCCTTTGGCATCGGAGTCGGATGTGTATCTGGTGGCTTCCAGTCGTCTGCCTTCTTTTGTGGATTCCTTTACCGCTCCTTTAAGCTTGATCAATGCTCTTTTAACGGCGGTGGGGCGAAATTCCAAGCCCAAAGTGGCACGTCGTTTACAAGACATGGAAAGTTTATGGGACAAAGAGGGGATCTACTTCCCGGATGTATGA
- a CDS encoding aspartate aminotransferase family protein, with protein sequence MATPAKPVHPLLERTNRSAQMYEEATQRMPGGVTANIKHFDPYPLFMEKASGAAIYDVDGNRYIDYNLCYGALMLGHGHPQVMQAVQEQLSGMGTPVFGTPHAMELAMANELAALYPSIESIRYTNSGLEATMFAIRLAMGWTGRRKIAKFEGHYHGGYDQVLISVTPMERLGEELPVSTSDSLGVPDYYKENTVVLPFNHWDQTEKIIQQYKDELAGIILEPVQGGFIPAEMEFLKKLREITRLYGIPLIFDEVKTGFRMGLSGAQGRYGITPDLTALGKVLGGGFPVGAVGGRREIMELCSPARKGDILNIGARNQGSASQEVLFHSGTYNGHPTILAAGLATVHYLKEPGVYRQVEEMALRLRKGMEQILRQNGITGQTVGDGTIFNLVMSDEPVREIQDVLRSDLDLRRKLDSHLLALGIYMKPGNRFSLSTAHTSNVIDETLEKFEGGVKRIIRK encoded by the coding sequence ATGGCAACACCGGCAAAGCCGGTTCATCCGCTCCTGGAGAGAACGAACCGCTCCGCACAAATGTATGAAGAAGCGACACAAAGAATGCCTGGAGGGGTAACGGCTAATATCAAGCATTTTGATCCTTACCCGCTCTTTATGGAAAAAGCATCAGGAGCCGCAATCTATGACGTAGATGGAAATCGGTACATTGACTACAATTTGTGTTACGGTGCACTTATGCTGGGACATGGTCACCCACAGGTGATGCAAGCGGTTCAGGAGCAGCTTTCCGGTATGGGAACCCCTGTATTTGGAACTCCCCATGCTATGGAACTGGCCATGGCCAATGAATTGGCGGCGCTTTATCCCAGTATAGAATCGATCCGGTATACCAACTCCGGACTGGAAGCGACGATGTTTGCCATTCGTTTGGCAATGGGGTGGACGGGACGCCGCAAAATTGCCAAGTTTGAAGGTCATTACCACGGAGGGTATGATCAGGTTTTAATCAGTGTAACGCCAATGGAACGCTTGGGAGAAGAGTTACCTGTATCCACTTCGGACTCCTTGGGAGTACCGGACTATTACAAAGAAAATACAGTGGTCCTCCCCTTCAATCATTGGGATCAAACGGAAAAAATAATCCAACAATATAAAGATGAATTGGCCGGAATCATTCTGGAGCCGGTACAGGGAGGATTTATCCCTGCAGAAATGGAATTCCTTAAAAAGCTGCGAGAAATCACCCGCCTTTATGGAATCCCCTTGATTTTTGATGAAGTAAAAACCGGTTTTCGGATGGGATTGTCCGGTGCGCAAGGACGTTATGGCATTACTCCGGATTTGACCGCATTGGGCAAAGTCCTGGGTGGAGGATTTCCAGTTGGGGCCGTTGGCGGTCGCCGGGAAATCATGGAACTGTGTTCACCTGCCAGAAAAGGGGATATTTTAAATATTGGTGCCCGGAATCAAGGATCTGCTTCCCAGGAGGTTCTGTTCCACAGTGGAACCTATAACGGACATCCTACGATTCTGGCTGCAGGTTTGGCTACCGTCCATTATTTGAAGGAGCCTGGCGTGTATCGGCAAGTGGAAGAGATGGCACTTCGTCTGCGCAAAGGAATGGAACAAATTCTCCGTCAAAACGGGATAACCGGGCAAACGGTTGGAGATGGGACGATTTTTAATTTGGTCATGTCCGATGAACCCGTCAGAGAAATACAGGATGTATTACGTTCGGATTTGGACTTGCGTCGGAAGTTGGACAGTCACTTATTGGCACTGGGGATCTACATGAAACCGGGAAACCGCTTTTCTCTCTCGACAGCTCATACTTCAAATGTAATCGATGAAACGTTGGAAAAGTTTGAAGGCGGGGTGAAACGTATCATAAGGAAGTAG
- the leuS gene encoding leucine--tRNA ligase, with protein sequence MRKYTPAEIEPKWQQKWEQQTIYQTDESPDKPKFYALEMFPYPSGEGLHMGHVRNYSMGDVIARFKKMNGFRVLHPMGADAFGLPAENAAIQRGVSPQTWTLNNMKRIREEQAQLGLSYDWDRYVGTCEPDYYQFTQWLFLHFYETGLAYRKKAAVNWCPECATVLANEQVEDGLCWRCESEVEKKELEQWFLRITDYAQRLLDDLDRMPEWPEKVKAMQRNWIGRSEGAQITFTLPELENEPVSVFTTRPDTLYGVTYIVLAPEHPLVPRLIQGKPGEEKIKEFIKQVTNESELARTGADVEKIGYETGAFAEHPLTGEKIPVWVANYVLMDYGTGAVMGVPAHDERDFQFAQKYHLPIKQVIRPKDQEEETLESAYVEDGVMIHSGSFDGLDNRKAISAIVSRLDELKKGKKTVSYRLRDWLFSRQRYWGCPIPIVYCDSCGVVPVPKEELPVRLPEDVVFDGKSNPLTTSETFVHTLCPSCGGKARRETDTMDTFIDSSWYFLRYTDRHNKELPFSPDQADKWMAVDSYIGGIEHAVLHLLYSRFVTKVLYDAGMVKVEEPFRLYFPLGMVLKDGSKMSKSKGNVVSPGEIISKYGADTARLFILFAAPPEGELDWTESGVEGSYRFLNRVWRMLEKNRDVFSNRLDPDLQDASAKELNRILHQTIKKVTEDIGGRFHFNTAISAVMELVNAVYAYPKEADKGMLAEAIEKAILLLAPAVPHITEEMWHSIGYTDSIHLQPWPQYDESALIQDEIELAVQINGKVRDKVVVSAQADRQAVEDQVMQLERIQSMLAGKSLRKVIVVPGKLVNIVAK encoded by the coding sequence ATGAGGAAATATACACCAGCGGAGATCGAGCCAAAGTGGCAACAAAAATGGGAGCAACAAACCATCTATCAAACGGATGAAAGTCCGGATAAACCGAAATTCTATGCTTTGGAAATGTTCCCCTATCCCTCCGGTGAAGGGTTACACATGGGTCATGTGAGAAATTACTCCATGGGGGATGTGATAGCCCGCTTTAAAAAGATGAATGGATTTCGGGTTCTGCATCCCATGGGAGCAGATGCCTTTGGATTACCAGCAGAGAATGCGGCAATCCAAAGGGGGGTCAGTCCCCAAACCTGGACCTTGAACAACATGAAACGGATCCGTGAGGAACAGGCTCAACTTGGTCTTTCCTATGATTGGGATCGATATGTGGGGACTTGTGAGCCGGACTATTACCAATTTACACAGTGGCTGTTTCTTCATTTTTATGAGACGGGTTTGGCGTACCGGAAAAAAGCCGCGGTAAACTGGTGTCCCGAGTGTGCCACGGTATTGGCCAATGAACAGGTGGAAGATGGCCTGTGCTGGCGATGTGAATCGGAAGTGGAGAAAAAAGAGCTGGAGCAGTGGTTCTTGCGAATTACCGACTATGCCCAGCGATTGTTGGACGATTTGGATCGTATGCCGGAATGGCCGGAAAAGGTAAAAGCGATGCAGCGTAATTGGATTGGGCGAAGTGAAGGAGCCCAGATTACTTTTACCTTGCCGGAGTTGGAGAATGAACCGGTATCGGTCTTTACAACCCGACCGGATACCCTGTATGGTGTAACCTATATCGTTTTGGCACCTGAACATCCCCTTGTGCCTCGATTGATTCAAGGAAAGCCCGGAGAAGAAAAAATAAAAGAATTTATCAAGCAGGTGACAAATGAATCGGAGTTGGCTCGTACCGGTGCCGATGTGGAAAAGATCGGTTATGAAACGGGGGCCTTTGCCGAACACCCCCTTACAGGAGAAAAGATCCCTGTTTGGGTGGCCAATTATGTATTGATGGATTACGGAACCGGAGCCGTAATGGGTGTTCCGGCACATGATGAGCGGGACTTTCAGTTTGCCCAAAAATATCATCTGCCGATTAAACAAGTGATCCGTCCCAAGGATCAGGAAGAGGAAACTTTGGAAAGCGCTTACGTGGAAGACGGAGTGATGATACATTCAGGTTCTTTTGACGGGTTGGATAATCGGAAGGCGATTTCTGCTATTGTTTCCCGTCTTGATGAACTGAAAAAAGGAAAGAAAACCGTATCCTATCGCTTACGGGACTGGTTATTTTCCCGGCAACGCTACTGGGGTTGCCCGATTCCGATTGTTTATTGTGATTCCTGTGGGGTTGTACCGGTACCCAAGGAAGAATTGCCGGTCCGTTTGCCGGAAGATGTTGTTTTTGACGGAAAGTCCAACCCGTTAACTACATCGGAAACGTTTGTACACACCCTGTGCCCGTCATGTGGCGGTAAGGCCCGGCGGGAAACGGATACGATGGACACTTTTATTGACTCTTCCTGGTACTTCCTGCGGTATACCGACCGGCACAACAAAGAACTTCCCTTCTCTCCCGACCAGGCTGACAAATGGATGGCGGTGGACAGTTACATTGGAGGGATTGAACATGCTGTACTCCATTTGCTGTATTCCCGCTTTGTGACAAAAGTATTGTATGATGCAGGGATGGTGAAGGTGGAGGAACCCTTCCGACTTTACTTCCCTCTGGGGATGGTACTGAAAGATGGTTCCAAAATGTCCAAGTCCAAAGGGAATGTCGTCTCTCCTGGGGAGATTATTTCGAAGTACGGAGCCGATACCGCACGATTGTTCATCCTGTTTGCCGCACCGCCGGAGGGGGAGCTGGACTGGACGGAATCAGGTGTGGAAGGCAGTTATCGCTTTTTGAACCGGGTTTGGCGCATGCTGGAGAAAAACCGCGACGTGTTCAGCAATCGACTTGATCCTGATCTCCAGGATGCTTCTGCCAAGGAGCTAAACCGAATCCTGCATCAGACAATCAAGAAGGTGACGGAGGATATCGGTGGTCGGTTTCATTTTAATACGGCGATCAGTGCCGTGATGGAGTTAGTAAATGCTGTATATGCCTATCCGAAAGAGGCGGATAAGGGCATGCTGGCAGAGGCGATTGAAAAAGCCATCTTGTTGCTGGCTCCCGCTGTGCCTCATATTACAGAGGAGATGTGGCATTCCATCGGTTATACTGACAGCATCCATTTACAACCCTGGCCTCAATATGATGAAAGTGCCTTGATACAGGATGAAATCGAGCTAGCCGTACAAATCAACGGAAAAGTAAGAGACAAGGTGGTTGTTTCCGCCCAGGCAGACCGACAAGCAGTGGAAGATCAAGTGATGCAATTGGAGCGAATCCAGTCCATGCTGGCTGGAAAAAGCCTGCGTAAAGTGATCGTAGTCCCTGGAAAATTGGTAAATATCGTGGCTAAATAA
- the rsfS gene encoding ribosome silencing factor encodes MNRVEIARLAAVTAEEKKAQSVAILDIRGLSVIADYFVICHGNSQTQVQAIVDAIKDKVEQSGIPLKGVEGFREARWVLLDLGDVVVHVFHKDDRDFYDLERLWGDAEKVAVQ; translated from the coding sequence TTGAACCGTGTGGAGATCGCAAGATTGGCGGCTGTAACCGCCGAGGAGAAAAAGGCCCAGAGTGTTGCCATTCTTGATATTCGGGGGTTGTCGGTGATCGCCGATTATTTTGTCATTTGTCATGGAAACTCTCAAACCCAAGTACAGGCGATTGTCGATGCCATCAAAGATAAGGTGGAACAATCGGGTATCCCTCTGAAAGGAGTGGAGGGGTTCCGTGAAGCCCGCTGGGTATTACTGGACCTCGGTGATGTGGTCGTCCATGTTTTCCACAAGGATGATCGGGATTTCTATGATCTTGAGCGTTTGTGGGGAGATGCAGAAAAGGTGGCTGTTCAGTAA
- the yqeK gene encoding bis(5'-nucleosyl)-tetraphosphatase (symmetrical) YqeK, translated as MNRNQWIEAVKKQMPKVRWEHTQRVMDTAQVLSKRFRADEEKAATAALLHDYCKYWEKERMEEVIREQGLAKDLLEHSPVLWHAPVGAEVVRKELGIEDEEIMDAIRYHTSGRPHMSLLEKIIFIADYIEPGRSFPGVEEVRQLAEEDLDRAVLKSLDNTLIFLIQKQQKVYPLTLAARNYILDQVKQTQSKEESF; from the coding sequence ATGAACCGCAACCAGTGGATTGAAGCCGTGAAGAAACAGATGCCAAAAGTCCGTTGGGAACACACTCAAAGAGTGATGGATACGGCCCAGGTGCTGTCAAAGCGTTTTCGGGCCGATGAAGAAAAGGCGGCAACAGCTGCCTTACTTCACGATTATTGTAAATACTGGGAGAAGGAACGGATGGAGGAAGTGATCCGTGAACAGGGTCTGGCCAAGGATCTCCTTGAACACTCACCAGTCCTGTGGCATGCTCCGGTTGGGGCGGAAGTTGTTCGGAAAGAATTAGGCATTGAGGATGAGGAAATAATGGATGCCATCCGTTACCATACATCTGGACGCCCACATATGTCCCTCTTGGAAAAAATAATCTTTATTGCAGACTATATCGAGCCGGGACGCAGTTTTCCAGGAGTTGAAGAGGTGCGGCAATTGGCGGAAGAGGATTTGGACCGTGCTGTGTTAAAATCATTGGATAACACCCTTATTTTCCTGATTCAGAAGCAACAAAAAGTGTATCCTTTGACACTGGCTGCCCGAAACTATATTTTGGATCAGGTTAAACAAACCCAATCAAAGGAGGAATCTTTTTGA
- a CDS encoding nicotinate-nucleotide adenylyltransferase, translated as MRVGIFGGTFDPIHIGHLIMADQAREGAELDEVWFVPAQAPPHKLQGPVASPEQRIAMVEKAIDHHPHFRVSGLEMERKGPSYTVDTVTTLTATYPEDQFFLIMGGDMVMNLPQWHRVEEIMEQVGVVGLGRPDTQLDWRALPQKIQDRLILIDQGVKIDLSSTYIREQMARGGSIRYLVPECVRLFIKENQVYEPQPVD; from the coding sequence ATGAGGGTGGGCATATTCGGCGGTACCTTCGATCCGATCCATATCGGTCATCTGATCATGGCGGATCAGGCCAGGGAAGGGGCAGAACTGGATGAAGTCTGGTTTGTTCCGGCACAGGCTCCTCCCCATAAACTTCAGGGGCCGGTTGCTTCACCGGAACAACGGATCGCCATGGTGGAAAAAGCAATTGATCATCATCCCCACTTCCGGGTTTCCGGATTGGAAATGGAGCGAAAAGGCCCTTCGTACACTGTGGATACCGTGACAACTCTGACGGCCACTTATCCTGAAGACCAATTTTTTTTGATCATGGGGGGAGACATGGTGATGAATCTCCCACAATGGCATCGCGTGGAGGAAATCATGGAACAGGTGGGAGTTGTGGGTTTGGGACGACCTGATACACAATTGGATTGGAGAGCTCTTCCGCAGAAGATACAGGATCGACTGATTTTGATCGACCAAGGAGTAAAAATCGATCTTTCTTCCACTTACATCCGGGAGCAGATGGCACGGGGGGGATCCATCCGCTACTTGGTTCCGGAGTGTGTCCGTCTGTTTATAAAGGAGAATCAGGTATATGAACCGCAACCAGTGGATTGA
- the aroE gene encoding shikimate dehydrogenase translates to MRIDSKTQKVGLLGHPVIHSKSPEMMNQAFQSLNLPFVYMAYDVEPDQLGQAVNGMRALGFRGWNVTIPHKVAIMKWLDEVEESAREIGAVNTVIRQGKKLIGTNTDGEGYMRSLLQETRLDLAGCNILILGAGGAARAVGYTLAKAGAEGIFITNRTAVKGKELAERLSRWCPARFVEGEHVKDVIRNTDLLIQTTSVGMSPDVDGIPLDPDWLHGEMVVSDLVYHPRETRLLREAKARGAKVHSGMGMLVYQAALAFEKWTGTVAPVDMMHKTLGKSLNPVVGTESEGKG, encoded by the coding sequence ATGAGAATTGACAGCAAGACACAAAAAGTGGGGTTACTGGGTCACCCCGTCATCCATTCCAAATCACCGGAAATGATGAATCAGGCATTTCAGTCTTTAAACCTTCCTTTTGTCTATATGGCGTATGATGTGGAACCTGATCAATTGGGTCAGGCGGTTAACGGGATGAGAGCTTTGGGATTTCGGGGTTGGAACGTAACCATCCCCCATAAGGTGGCTATAATGAAGTGGTTGGATGAAGTGGAAGAGAGTGCCCGGGAAATCGGTGCAGTCAATACCGTGATTCGTCAAGGGAAAAAGTTGATCGGCACCAACACAGATGGAGAAGGATATATGCGCTCTCTGTTACAAGAAACCCGGTTGGATCTTGCTGGATGCAACATTCTGATCCTCGGAGCCGGAGGTGCCGCCAGGGCGGTGGGATATACACTGGCTAAAGCAGGAGCTGAAGGGATTTTCATTACAAACCGCACTGCAGTGAAGGGGAAGGAACTGGCTGAACGTCTCAGTCGCTGGTGCCCTGCCCGTTTTGTTGAGGGGGAGCATGTAAAGGACGTGATTCGGAACACGGATCTTCTTATCCAAACCACTTCAGTGGGAATGAGTCCGGATGTAGACGGAATCCCCCTTGATCCTGACTGGTTGCATGGGGAAATGGTTGTCAGTGATTTGGTATATCATCCCAGGGAGACTCGCTTATTGCGGGAAGCGAAGGCCCGGGGTGCCAAGGTTCATTCCGGAATGGGGATGTTGGTTTATCAGGCGGCTTTGGCTTTCGAGAAATGGACGGGAACCGTGGCTCCCGTGGATATGATGCACAAGACTTTGGGGAAAAGTCTGAACCCGGTGGTCGGTACGGAAAGTGAGGGAAAAGGATGA
- the yqeH gene encoding ribosome biogenesis GTPase YqeH: MQPFVGENRILLDEAAEMGGQKVTMDRHQDAWCEGCGVTLQTADPKRPGYMPESALKREKMVCRRCFRIRHYNEIAAVEHDSDAYLSLLGEISNRQALVVQVVDLFDISGSWIEGIHRHTGGNPLLILGNKLDLFPKSVNPQRLKERVYSIAKEMGIKPVDVILTSAAKGYRIQEVAEAIEHYRQGRDVFVVGTANAGKSTLINRLLQEFGEGEEGVTTSPYPGTTLDAIQIPLDDQRKIVDMPGIVRKDRISEWISPKELTVITPRTELKPKGYQLNEGQTLFFGGLARFDFVRGERQPFVCYVAHSLYIHRTRSEKADEVWQRHRGELLSPPSEPAMFPPMQKHTFHLSGREKEDLVISGLGWIALGNRKASVHLWAPEGVQVHLRPALL, translated from the coding sequence ATGCAACCGTTTGTTGGAGAAAATCGTATTTTATTGGATGAAGCGGCGGAAATGGGAGGCCAAAAGGTGACAATGGACAGGCATCAAGATGCATGGTGTGAAGGATGCGGTGTAACACTGCAGACGGCGGATCCGAAAAGGCCTGGTTATATGCCGGAATCCGCTTTGAAACGGGAAAAGATGGTTTGCCGCCGCTGCTTTCGCATCCGTCACTACAATGAGATTGCTGCAGTGGAACATGACTCTGATGCTTATCTCTCTTTGTTGGGGGAGATCAGCAACCGACAGGCGCTGGTGGTTCAGGTGGTGGATCTGTTTGACATCTCCGGGAGTTGGATAGAGGGGATTCATCGTCATACAGGTGGTAACCCTCTGCTGATCCTGGGAAATAAGTTGGACCTTTTTCCAAAATCAGTCAATCCTCAGCGCTTGAAAGAGAGAGTATACAGCATTGCCAAGGAAATGGGAATCAAGCCGGTGGATGTTATTTTGACCAGTGCCGCCAAAGGATACCGAATTCAAGAAGTGGCAGAGGCGATTGAGCATTATCGTCAAGGACGGGATGTGTTTGTGGTGGGGACCGCCAATGCCGGAAAATCGACATTGATTAACCGGTTGTTACAGGAATTCGGTGAGGGTGAAGAGGGTGTGACGACATCCCCCTATCCCGGTACGACCTTGGATGCCATTCAGATTCCTTTGGATGATCAGCGAAAGATTGTGGATATGCCGGGGATTGTACGGAAAGATCGAATAAGTGAGTGGATCTCTCCCAAAGAATTGACAGTGATCACTCCCCGTACGGAGTTAAAACCAAAGGGATATCAGTTAAATGAGGGACAGACTCTTTTTTTCGGCGGGCTGGCCCGGTTTGACTTTGTTAGAGGAGAGAGACAGCCTTTTGTCTGCTATGTGGCTCATTCCCTGTACATTCATCGTACCCGATCGGAGAAAGCGGATGAAGTGTGGCAGCGGCACCGGGGAGAATTGTTGTCGCCTCCTTCAGAACCTGCTATGTTTCCCCCGATGCAAAAACATACCTTTCATCTTTCCGGCAGGGAAAAAGAAGATCTGGTCATCTCCGGTCTGGGGTGGATTGCACTGGGTAATCGAAAAGCTTCCGTTCATCTGTGGGCTCCCGAGGGGGTTCAGGTGCATCTCCGTCCCGCCCTTTTGTAA